From Phycisphaerae bacterium, one genomic window encodes:
- a CDS encoding BMC domain-containing protein: protein MLEAIGMIELTSVGIGYKVQDAMLKAADVRLVLGRTICSGKYINIVTGQVAAVQAAVEAGLNAAPDGVIDSILIPNVHPSVFAALGQSVQIGDGHQKAMGIVETFSTASVLEAADAAAKAAAVTLFRIHIAMALGGKGFVLMTGSVADCQSGVDAAAEVVREKGLLVSAVVIPGPSKELYQEYI, encoded by the coding sequence ATGCTTGAAGCCATCGGAATGATTGAACTGACCAGCGTGGGCATCGGGTACAAGGTCCAGGATGCCATGCTCAAGGCAGCGGACGTGAGACTGGTGCTCGGACGGACCATCTGCTCCGGCAAATACATCAACATCGTCACCGGACAGGTGGCGGCGGTTCAGGCCGCTGTCGAGGCAGGCCTCAACGCCGCTCCCGACGGAGTCATCGATTCGATCCTGATCCCCAACGTGCATCCGAGCGTCTTTGCGGCCCTTGGCCAGTCGGTACAGATCGGCGATGGTCATCAGAAGGCCATGGGTATCGTCGAGACCTTCTCCACAGCCAGCGTCCTGGAAGCCGCCGACGCCGCCGCCAAGGCCGCGGCCGTGACCCTGTTCCGTATCCATATCGCCATGGCCCTCGGCGGCAAGGGATTCGTACTGATGACCGGATCGGTGGCTGATTGCCAGTCAGGCGTCGATGCCGCCGCCGAGGTGGTACGCGAGAAGGGCCTGCTGGTGTCCGCGGTCGTGATCCCGGGCCCGAGTAAGGAACTGTACCAGGAGTACATCTGA